In Helianthus annuus cultivar XRQ/B chromosome 8, HanXRQr2.0-SUNRISE, whole genome shotgun sequence, a single genomic region encodes these proteins:
- the LOC110940694 gene encoding 60S ribosomal protein L27a-3 produces the protein MTTRLRKNRKKRGHVSAGHGRIGKHRKHPGGRGNAGGMHHHRILFDKYHPGFFGKVGMRYFHRLRNKFHCPIVNVDKLWSMVPQDVKEKSSTDKVPVIDVTQFGYFKVLGKGTVPASQPIVVKAKLISKTAEKKIKEAGGAVVLTA, from the coding sequence ATGACGACCAGATTGAGGAAGAACAGGAAGAAGCGCGGTCACGTGAGCGCTGGACATGGTCGTATCGGAAAGCACCGTAAGCATCCCGGAGGTCGTGGTAACGCTGGAGGTATGCACCACCACCGGATCCTTTTCGACAAGTACCATCCCGGTTTCTTCGGTAAAGTTGGTATGAGGTACTTCCACAGGCTCCGCAACAAGTTCCATTGTCCTATTGTCAACGTTGACAAGCTCTGGTCAATGGTGCCACAAGACGTGAAGGAGAAGTCATCCACAGACAAGGTTCCGGTTATTGACGTCACACAGTTCGGTTACTTCAAGGTGTTGGGAAAGGGGACTGTTCCTGCATCTCAGCCGATTGTTGTTAAGGCGAAGTTGATCTCAAAGACAGCCGAGAAGAAGATTAAGGAAGCCGGTGGTGCTGTTGTGCTCACAGCTTAG